The nucleotide sequence CCGTCATGCGTTTATCGCGTCATTGCTGAAAATTCCACACATTGTGGTGTGTGTGAATAAAATGGATTTGGTGAATTACGATGAAAAAATTTTTGAAGACATCAAAAAACAATTTGAAAATTTTGCTTCGAAATTAGAAATAACAGATATTCGCTTTATTCCGATTAGCGCGCTAAAAGGCGATAATGTGGTAGATAGTTCGGAGAATATGAAATGGTACAAAGGCTCGCCATTGTTGTATTTATTAGAAACCATTCACATTGGTAGCGATAATAATTTAATTGATTGTCGTTTTTCGGTGCAATATGTAATTCGTCCGCATAGCACTGATTATCACGATTACAGAGGATATGCAGGAAGAATTGCAGGTGGCGTTTTTAAAAAAGGAGACAAAGTAATGGCGCTTCCTTCTGGTGTTGTGTCGAAAATAAAATCCATCGAAACATTTGACGGATCGGTAGAGGAAGCTTTTGCGCCCATGTCGGTAACGCTTACGCTGGAAGATCAAATTGATATTAGTCGTGGAGATATGATTGTGCGTGAAAATAATAAGCCTGAAATTTCTCAAAATTTAGAGGTGATGATTTGTTGGCTGAATGAAAAAAAATTAATGCTGAACGGAAAATATATTATTAAACATACTTCCAAAGAAGTTCGCTGCGTGGTGAAAGAAATAAAATATAAAATGAACATCAACACTTTGCATCGGATTGAAAACGATAAAGAAATTGGCTTAAACGACATTGCGCGGATTTCCATCAAAACGACTCAGCCTTTATTTTTTGATAAATATGCTCGTAACCGAATTACCGGAAGTATTATTTTGATTGACGAAGCAACCAACGAAACACTTGCTGCCGGAATGATTGTTTGAAAAATTATTTTTTTGAAGCACCTTTTTTCGTCTGAAATAAAAAATCAAAAACGAGTTTGAAAAATTATTTTTTCGAATACCTTTTTTGCAAAATTTCTAATAAAGAACGCAGCAAGGACACTATGTTTAATGGATATTTCCCTTCGGACAGATTCTGAATTATTTCAGAAAGGCAAGGTTTTTTTTGAATTAGTAATTTGCACATTTTCAAATTTTCAAATCAAATTTATTTCATCGCAGCCATTAATAATTCGATATTTTTAAAAGGCAAACGGAAAGTATCCGCGAGGTATTTATTGGTCAAAAAACCTTTGTAAATATAAACGCCGTTACATGTTCCGTGATCATTTTTTAACATATTCTCCACGCCGCCTTTGTCCCCAATGTTTAATAAAATTTGCGAAAAAATAGTGCTAAGTGCGTACGATGCTGTTCTGGAAACTCTTGATGCTATGTTCGGAACGCAATAATGCGTTACTCCGTGTTTCCTGAAAACAGGATTGGTATGATTGGTTACTTTAGATGTTTCAAAACAACCTCCTTGATCGATACTTACATCAATAATAACTGAGCCCACTTTCATTTCACTCACCATATCTTCTGAAACGATACAAGGCGTTCTGCCTTGTGTAGCACGCATAGCACCAATTACGACATCGGCATTTTTTAATTGTTTAGAAAGTACGCGTGGTTGAATTACCGAAGTAAAAATACGTGCGCCAATCGCGCTTTGCAATCTGCGTAGGCGATAAACAGAATTGTCGAAAACCTTTACAGATGCGCCCAATCCGAGTGCTGCACGTGTTGCAAATTCACCCACTGTTCCGGCTCCGAGAATGACCACTTCGGTAGGAGAAATTCCGGAAATTCCACCTAAAATAGAGCCTTGTCCGTTATTTACATTACTCAAATATTCTGCGGCAATCAGAATGGATGTTCCGCCAGCAATTTCACCCATAGAGCGGATAATAGGGAAAATTCCATCTTGATCCTTTATCCAATCAAAGGCAATAGCAGTTGCTTTTTTTGTCATTAATTTTTTCACAAAATC is from Bacteroidia bacterium and encodes:
- the cysN gene encoding sulfate adenylyltransferase subunit CysN codes for the protein MFEVDTIGNNLNMELLRFTTAGSVDDGKSTLIGRLLYDSKAIFDDQYEAIKRTSEQRGEEYVNLALLTDGLRAEREQGITIDVAYRYFTTPKRKFIIADTPGHIQYTRNMVTGASSANLAIVLIDARKGVIEQTCRHAFIASLLKIPHIVVCVNKMDLVNYDEKIFEDIKKQFENFASKLEITDIRFIPISALKGDNVVDSSENMKWYKGSPLLYLLETIHIGSDNNLIDCRFSVQYVIRPHSTDYHDYRGYAGRIAGGVFKKGDKVMALPSGVVSKIKSIETFDGSVEEAFAPMSVTLTLEDQIDISRGDMIVRENNKPEISQNLEVMICWLNEKKLMLNGKYIIKHTSKEVRCVVKEIKYKMNINTLHRIENDKEIGLNDIARISIKTTQPLFFDKYARNRITGSIILIDEATNETLAAGMIV
- a CDS encoding alanine dehydrogenase; the protein is MSTSKEIYLPILKGGLLPQEEMLEVTRKKGHLYIGIPREISFQENRVALVPDAVALLVNNGHNVVVETNAGKMANFQDNDYSEAGAQIVYTPEEVYKADIILKVAPPSPEEIEMMPIRQTLFSALQLTTQSQDFVKKLMTKKATAIAFDWIKDQDGIFPIIRSMGEIAGGTSILIAAEYLSNVNNGQGSILGGISGISPTEVVILGAGTVGEFATRAALGLGASVKVFDNSVYRLRRLQSAIGARIFTSVIQPRVLSKQLKNADVVIGAMRATQGRTPCIVSEDMVSEMKVGSVIIDVSIDQGGCFETSKVTNHTNPVFRKHGVTHYCVPNIASRVSRTASYALSTIFSQILLNIGDKGGVENMLKNDHGTCNGVYIYKGFLTNKYLADTFRLPFKNIELLMAAMK